GCTGCGGGACGACGGCGGCCGCGAACACCGACCACACGGCCAGCGTCACGGCGGCCGTGCACGTCCTCCTGGGGGGGCTCCGGTAGCTGAACGGGTGCACCACGGCCAGGTAGCGCTTGACGGCGATGCACGCCAGCGTCGTGGCCGAGCAGTAGAGGTTGCCATAGAAACAGGCCGTCGTCGCCCGGCAGGCGGCCTCTCCGAGCGCCCAGTGGTTTCCATGGAGATGGTAGTGAACCCTGAAGACcagggagagcaggaggaacAGGTCGGAGACGGCCAGGCTGCAGTACAGGATGGCGGACGACACCTTCCTGATCTTGGAGGCCAGCGCGCACAAGATGAGCACGTTGGCCGGAACCCCGAACGTCACCACCAGCGTGTAAATGACGGGGATCACCCGGGTGCTGAGGGCGCCCCTGAGGTACTCCGCCGTGCTGTTGCTTAGCAACCGCAGTGCTGGAAGGGATGGAGACGAGCCGGGAGCCCGAGTTGCGTTCGGGACAAAGGCTGGTTCGGTCTGAAGGACGGGTTCGCCAATAAACACTCTGGGCACAGCGCCATTCGTGACGTTTCTGCGCTGGGGATGCCTGTCTgtgccacaaaaacaacaaaaagtcagcttgatttaaaacacacacaacctcattCATCTTTACTTCACGGACCAAAGAAaacttattttcaaaaaaattataattacacTACAGTGAGAATGAGGAAAACAAATACTTACTAATAAATACTTAATCCTAAAGCTcccaagttttttttaattgtaattgtctTGATTAGTTGGcagtttcagctcagtgataaattctcttgtgtttttgtaaattatggAGAAATTACTCCACACGTTGTAGCTTGAACTCACATTCTTTACTGAGTGAAACTAGAAAGAAGGAACCTAAAATAATTTCTGTggtctttttctccatctgatCTCTGTGGTGCTTCTCTCACCTTTCTTTTGAAGCGTTCCGCTGATCCAGAGGAccaaaaggaggaagaagagcggAAGTTTCCTCATGTTTTCTGATTGTCAAGCGGCTCCTCGGCTCAGCTCCTGTCTGATCTGCGCTGCTCGGTGTGGCTTCAGCCTGCTGGCAGTCTGGGAGGATTCATGTTTCCTCATGACACCTCCCCTGAGCGAGCgagcgagtgagtgagtgagtgcagaAAGAAAATTTCACCTCTGTTCTAACATGCACGGTGCAAAGTTATGGCCTAACTTTCTCACGttctgttttcatatttcttaTCTGTTTTAGCAGATAACACTGAACTCTGCCATGAACTGCTgactctcttctttctcttcaatCCCTCCTTAAACTTTCAGCCCCAAACTTTTACATTATCTATTCTGGATGCTCTTTATTTGTTCCTGAACTGAAATGTAAAGCCTCAAAAAGTGTAGCATAGCTGGTCCTTTAAGAAACCCTTTCCTGTCGTGCCTCATTCCCCTGAAGGGACTTGGGATGAAGTAATGTATGCGAGCGAGGAAATGCCTGCGTGAATATGATAAGCTTGTCTGAGTACTTTTTTGTTTACTCTGTTTACTCTTTTTCTGAAAGATGAACAAATATTTTAGGAAAAGGTTgtcatatttagatttttgttttttatttatttatttttgatgatgcTACAGGTGACACTTATTCTGTTAACATTATGGACTGCTCTGTTTCCACATGGACATTTAATGATTTTGTCATATTTCTAAATATGTGTCTTGACACATCTTTAAAAAGAGCTTCGTCTGGTTTCATTTCTAAGTAATCTTTATCTTCAGGGCCTGAAGTGTTGTTTAGCTCTGCGTCAGtggatgttttattattttgagcCCACATCCAGCTGACCACAGCTGTGACCTGTCTCCTATTTATTAGCCGCCCCCGCTCATCAAGGTTTAGATGTGTCTTGgtatttgtttcctgtttgtaaCGTTCATTCAGCCACGCAGCTAAaagagaataaagaaaaataagtgtGTAATATTTATGTTCCTATTATGAAAAAGCATAAAGTTCATAAATAATCGCCACGTGAGAAACCCACATAATTGAATGCCAATGTTATTTTTCAATATATtcaaaaaattaattaattaattaattaattaattaattaagaaAGCTGTTTCCATTCAGTTCAAAGACACCGCTCAGATCTGTTAGATAGCAGAGGGACAATAATACAtctatttcctgtttgtcacaAGCATCAGTTTCCTGCACAGTAATGCTCATTACGTGGTCTCATTTCCCAGAATGTCGCTTTCTGTTTGGAGATCAAATTCAAGCACACATTATCAGAGTTGTTGTGACTAAACCATAAACATGTTAGATTGAAAgacaagacttttttttttttttttttttttttgtgtttcctccatCTTGTGTCCATTAAGATGTGAgactcaaaactcaaaaacaatAGAGGCAGCTAACTGTCTTTATGGAGTCATTAAATCCTTCTCCTGCCAGACCAAAGTGGGCCCCATATGATCTGGATTAATCTGACTCATCCGTGTCCGACTGCTGCAAATGGCACCGTggttaaatataaatgaagtCATCCTGGGGGTGGAGGTGGTTTTAGAAGAAAATTCCAAATATGCTTACATTGAACTGAGCTGAGCCTGAAAGCCAGTTTTCTCCCACCAGAGGGCAACATTTACTTTCATCACAGGGTTCCTTCAGtctttcagggttttttttatttatttatttttctttcagcctcAGTTCTCTGTTGTGTTGGCTCTTTAAAGGATCGTTGCTGGTACACAGTGAAGCCCAGTAAACGTTCAGGCCtttaaaattaaagttttaaatcAGCAACATAAAGCTGCCCACATATACCTTTAGTCTGTTTAGTTTGTGAAAAGTATGGAATGTGAAAAGCTGCTATGTCATATGAAAGTTTTGGGAAGGGAAACCTGCTGATCTGTTGGGCAGGATGGGGTTAAATTCCCAACCAACAGGATGAGCCCATTACACCCCCACCAGTAATGGGCTCATCTGCTGATCTGCTCTGTAAGCAAACTGGATTGGGTGGGACACCAGCCTACATGAGACCAGACTTCCCAGGCCGCTCATGATATTGATAATTGAACATCTGGCCTGTGGTCATAGAGCATCTGCTCCTGGACTACAgtgaatttttttaaaatgattttatatGTGAGAAAATTTAAGTGTGCCAGGGGACGAAGTGTACCTTCCACTGTACAAACAGATGctttccatgtgtgtgtgatgccaAACCTCTTAACTAAGAACAAATGTATTctcacattgttttattttatagtaTAATATTTACTTGAGATAATATTCTTCCAGAGGAACAAGTGATCATTTTCACTTGGctcaggaataaaaaaaaaaaaaaagaaaatacagtcAGAGAAAAGCACTGCCATTTTCACAAATTTCAACTTCATTTGCTAAATGTTTTCAGGTTCATGCAATCCAAAATTACGTAATCTGATGATGAACGACAAAGAAAGGTGCCCAAAAGTcgtcaaaacacaacagattgGTATACAATTAATTTAGGTTCTGGTGAGAGCTGCTGGTTCGTTCAGCTTTATATATTCTCAGGTTGCTGATGGACCAAAATGCATAAAGCTCCTCTTTCAGTATTTTCTCTGTGGTTAACGTCAGATTTACTCAACGTCAATTAAAAGAAATGAGTCAAGATATGAAGTGACTGATCACTTAGTTTATGATATCCAGATGTTTTGTGTCCCCGTTGAGTACCCTGTCTAGACCAAGCAGCTTAAACCGAAAGCAAATTTTTCCCAGTGATACAATCACCATTCTCCTTGTTTTTATCTGCTGGTCTCAGCTGGACGATGTCCAGAGAACGATAAACTGTGTGGAAGGTGGGTACAGAAAAGGAAGGAATAAGTGGTGAAAACAACAGCGGCCTGGCTCCGAGCTAGTCACGTCACTCCAGACTTGGTCTCTCACAGTCTGTATCCTGCCTCTTTTTTCAGGAGGAGGaatgcttttgtcttttcacacCCAAACCCATAAGGCGGATGGACACCGTGTGCTGCTGCACACTttctcatgaaaacaaaaacacttaaagCTTCTCGGTGCGGCTCAATGAAGCACaatttttggattttctttggcacaactgtgtttgttttggttcaCTCTCACGGCCCAGCACAAACGCctgagaggtggaggtggtgaggAGCATTTCCACGGCTTTGAGTTTCCCCTGACTGTCTGTCAGTTCCCCTccaggaaggtgtgtgtgtgtgaatttgtgaaCTTTAGAGGTGCTGAAAGCtggattttgtttcttttggaaAGAGCAAagcctctgtctctgtttccttcATCCATGTTAAAGTAAACTAATCATCTGGCTTCATATGTGAAAGATAAGCTGTTTTTCCCTGTTTCATGGGCCACATCCCTCACGACTGAATTTGATGAGTGATAGTTGAACCAATGTGCCTTTTAAAATTACAGTAAGAAGTTCTGTCTCACCAAAGTTGTTTGGTAATGCAACTTTAAGGGGGAACGACAACAGCTACAAAGGCCCACGTCCTCTGAAAGATGTGGCccacagtgaaaaataaaattattattattattttgtaggAGAATGTGGACCTGAGGAGGagaacacagtgaaaaaaatgattttgtgtaaTATTTATTAGGTTAGCTGTCACAATTACGTTCTAATTTTAAGTATCAGTGAGAACTGGAATTATTCAAGTAAAACTATACATGTTATTCATGTCATAAATAAACTGTGTGGGAAGAGTAAGttttaatatgtatttttgCATCATATTCAAAAAATACCAGGAAAGTTTAAGTAGTTCCGCGTTTTGAATCCACGCATGCGCTTCGTTGTCCGCCAAAACCCAAGAAGATGGCGACGGCGGTCAGGTGTAACGGAGGCAGGAGCGGATAAATCATCCTGAAGGGGAGTCAGTCAGCGTTTTTCCTGCATGGAAGCGGAGAAGGGAGTCCGCTTCTTTTACTTCCTTCATGATGCTGAGATTACAGAAACTTGAGCGAAAGCTAACGTTATGCTAGCAACATTCAGAGCCAATAACAGCAGATGGTCAGACAAATTAGCATCAAGTGACTTTGTCACTGCCACAGTCTGCTGACAGAGATGGATTTAATCTGTACAGCTGATATCAAATGTAGTTATGATTAAtacatttgaatgatctgaaaAAATCAGTTTGAGAATCTATATAATCAAATAAAAGGTCTCATATTTTGCACTTTTAAATGTGCACCAATCAAAAGAGAGAATCTGAGTCTCTCCTCTAATTAAACAAGATCAAATAAAGCAGCTTTTAGGTAAAAACCTGGAAAAGATAAATTCTGTAAAGTTGGTTCAGGTGGCTTCGGATTGGGGGCGTCGCccgctttgttgtgacatcataaagtgtCAGAAGTCCggacggctggttttaaggctcaggtTCTGTGGACAGACCTCTGATACTTTAACTGGTTTAGAATCAGACAGGGACGTGTATGTGGGACCTTTAATCAATACCATAATAGTTCACTAGTTCAATAGTTCACatcatttcagctgtgtaatgataataaaaatggctgcagtgactctctcgctcactctctcactctctctctctctccaggctCTAACTATGGACAGACCTTTATAGCGTTTGATAGGTCGGTCACAGATGAACTGTTAGACCTGGGTCATCTTTATACGGACGATGAGGGGGTCACGTTGAACAGCTCTACGAGGGGCCGGGGGCCCAACTGTCGACCACACAGTAGCCCAGCTAAAACaacatgttgtattgaagacgACCATCAGTgtcctgaggaggaggagggacattttcccatagatttcaacacGGTCTTCTTTGTACAGCCAGCGATGGTCATAAGACAGAAAGCAAGTTTAAGGCTCTTTAGCATtgacatccattttttttcaGGACTTGGCTGCAGATTGGATCGTTTTCTTAAAAGAATTTAACTCCATCTtgtattttaacaataaaaaggTCACGGTGGAAAATACTCTCAGGAGGGCTGAGTCCGCCTGCCTGGGAGCTTAGATATTGCGTATGACAAACGGGATAAATGAGTCAGGCGAGCCTCCACCTCGTCCTGGCCTAAttgtccccctcctccccccacaaTGTTAAAAACTCCCACAAAGAGAAAGTACCTGGCACATTTGTCCTTCTGTCTAAGAAAAACAGCCCGCCTGCTGCTCCACATTTATTTGTTCAGGCCTCAAACATCTCAGACGTATGAAGTCAAACACTCCCATGACCTCTGAAGCAGAAAACAGTACACAGCATCATGTGATGTCCCACAAATAGGAGGTCATCACAGCAGGTTTACATAAGCAGTAAACGTCTAATCACTTCTGGGATTTTAAGCGTTTTCGGCCTCTTGTTGTCcatctctctgcttctctgctgtAAACAGAGCAGACCCTGAGGAGGCTCGAAGGGTGTTACCTcctgtcagaggaggagggatgatCTGTTTCAGTCACACATActgttctctttgtttttgtgccaaaaATGTCCGACAGTGTATTTAAGCAGTTCTGCTCTGGTGCTCTTATATAACCGTCTGAAGCcaataaatgaattaaacatgGACGTTTTAATGCTAAAGTAGCttttacatataaatatttaatatgattCTCTTGTTCTCTGTGCTGTGAGGTTATATCTCCAGTATTTAGTCTTATCCTAATGTCCCTTATGCTTCCTGTTGAGTTCggatttcaaattaaaactagCTCttgttcactttcttttttattgtgtttttgttgttgtttatttgcatCAGTGTTACTTTgagaaaaatcagaaacataaGATTAGAAAGTGAATCCtgatctctcttttttttttttttttcctggctaaATGAGCGATCTCATTAActtcttcattggctgctggagCGAGACGGGAAAGGTGACGTCAGGCGAGAGGAATGCGTGTCCGCGTGCAGggctgctctctgattggctgctcgGTGTTTGGCGTTGGGGGGGGGTCTCCGGGAGGAAACTGGACTCCCTTCAGACCAGAGCCGGTGGACCGGATGAGGACCGACACCAGAGACAGTCTGCGGAAGGACGGAGAAGCGCGCGAACACTCTTCggtttttctcacttttctcaCTTTTCTCACTTTTGTTTGTCACCGTTAAAATGCCTGCAGGGTTCAGACTCACCTCGTTGGTGGTCCTGTTGTGTGCTTCGGTGTCTGCTGCGGTCAGAAACGGTGAGAAGATTCaatttaacttttaaataaataaaaattaagttTCAGTCGAACAGCATTAACTTTTTAAGAGGTGCGACTCCACATtgagttatttttaaaaactgagcaCATCAGCTGTTTCATCGACAAACATTAATGATGTTGGTGATTAATAATTTCAGTCCGCTTAAATTCTGCTGATTTGAGCTTCTCAATCCGACGAttagctctgttttgtttgttttgcaaattaGGAGATATATTtaatcattttcctttttcagacCTTTCAGCAACAGTTATGAGAATTTGATGTTATTAATAGATTTATTTCaagaaatttaaagaaaaatctttttaaaaaatttgtgGTTCTGAGTGGTTTCTTTATATATAAGTTATTTGTCTGTTATATATTCATATAGTTTTGTTGTCaggaaaagtttttttaaaGCTAATTTTTCAGatgtacaaacaaataaaatgagtttGAGAATCTATAACCAGTAAATTATTGGCAGAAGTCTAATAAAAGGTctcatattttacacttttaaatgtgcaccaatcagaagagagaatcTGAGTTTCTCCTCTAATTAAACAAGATCAaataaagcagcatttttttttggcttcagttTGGGGGCGTCGCccgctttgttgtgacatcataaagtgtCAGAAGTCCggacggctggttttaaggctcaggtTCTGTGGGAAGACCTCTGATACTTTAACTGGTTTAGAATCAGACAGGGACGTGTATGTGGGACCTTTAATCAATACCATAATAGTTCACTAGTTCAATAGTTCACatcatttcagctgtgtaatgataataaaaatggcTGCAGTGAATGTGAtgctgactctctctctcactctctctttctctctccaggcTCTAACTATGGACGGACCTTTATAGCGTTTGATAGGTCGGTCACAGATGAACCGTTGGACCTGGGTCATCTTTATACGGACGATGAGGGGGTCACGTTGAACAGCTCTACGAGGGGCCGGGGGCCCAACATCACCCGCCTCCACCGGCTGGAGATCTCGGAGGAGGCGCTGCTGTTCCTCACCGGCACCGTGTCCACCGTCCTCATCCCGTCCTTCTACACCCTGGTCTGCCTCGTCAGCGTGCCCATCAACATCTGCGCAGTGGTGGCCTTCGCGCTGAGGATCCGGCCCAAGAAGCCGGCGGCCATCTACATGCTGAACCTGGCCTGCGCCGACCTGCTCTTCGCCATGCTGCTCCCGTTCAAGATCTCCTACCACTTTGGCGGGAACGACTGGGTGTTCGGGCCCGTCATGTGCCGCCTGGTCACCGCCGCCTTCTACTGGAACATGTACTGCTCGGTCCTGATCATCGCCTGCATCAGCGTGGATCGTCTTCTGGCCGTGGTCTACCCGATCGATTCGCTGTCTTGGAGGAGGCCGCGGAACTCGGTCATAGCCTGTGTGACCATGTGGACGCTTTCCCTCGCCGCCACCGTGCCCCTCGTCCTCGCCGACCAGACTGTTCACCTCAGCCAGCTGAACATCACCACCTGCCACGACGTGCAGTCTGCCAGCAAGATGTGGCACTACAAGCTGTACTTCGTCACCCTGTGCTGCGCCCTCTTCTTCCTGCCGCTGCTCATCACCTTGGTGTCCTACATCCAGGTGATCTGGACGCTGAGCCGGGTCCCGCGCGGCGTCATCGGACGCTCACGCCGCAGATCGAGAGCGGTGGTCATGGCTCTGACGGTGCTGATCATATTTGTGCTGTGCTTCACGCCCACAAACTGCCTCCTGCTGACGCACTACCTGCAGTTCAACAAAGGCGTCACCAACAGCCAGGAGACCCCCGACGGCTCCTACGGCGCCTACCTGGTCTTCATGTGCCTGGGCAGCCTGAACTGCCTCCTGGATCCGATGGTCTACTACTTCGGCTCGTCCCAGTGCCAGAGAGAACTGTCCAGCACCCTGAGGTGTCAGAAGAtatcaggcagcagcagcttcagccaCACGTCCTCTGATTcctgcaggtccagctccagAACCATCCTGAAATCCAGCCACACCCAAAGCTCCAAATTTCACAGCGCGGTCTCCCAGACGGACTCTTTACAGACGAACGTCAACAGCCAGTACACGAAGCTGCTAGTGTGACCCAACAAACTGTCAGGGTTCGGAACCGGCAGACATTTTATTGTGAATTATGGCGAAGAGCTCATCTGCAACGTTTCAGTTCCCCacattaacttttttctttgaagaggaaggaagcttagataagaaaatgttttctacaACTttatgaagtgttttttttttttttgtgggtgtttgtgtgtaagagCTTTTGAGTCTAGAACAAAATTCTGtatctttttgcattttgctggtatgtttgatgtttatttaaaaaaaaacacacatgtaatccttcttatttaattttttttgtccaaactgTTAAACTGTCAAACACTTAcacactgtgtgaacacagtttttttgtttcatgccGCCTCCTGCTGGTGTGAAATGTGCAATGCtgaatgtattttattaaaatagtCGCTTCTCTTCTGTCAGAGCTCTTCTTTTACTCCTCCAGCAGATAGCGCTGTGTTACCTGGACATATTGGCCCACCTGTCACACAACTGCTCTGTATTAATGTGTCACATATTCACACGCCCCACTATTGTTGCTTTGTTATGCAAATGCTGTTTAAaatcatcattgtcattttaataAATCCATGTATGAAAAACATCATCAGGATTCAGTTTATAAAGAACTGAGAGTGACTTTGTGCCAAGCGTAAGAGATAttaaaaacatgacacacaatgttttgttttttgtgtagtcttctgtaaaattaattacatatatatatatcaatataatatcaatataacatataacatataacatataCATATATCAATATAATTTTCCCTCTTTTGTTGAATATCAATCAGAACACACCTGCCACCACTTACAGCGACTGataaatccaaaataaagaTGATTATGAATGATCATGACGTACGTGTTGATCAATTTGTTTGATGCTCTGACAAAATACTTTAATGCCATCGAGTTTTGTCATCATGGGGTTAAAGTTTTCACAGTTGAGAACAGACCCCAAACACAAAATCTGTGGATCAGGATGTATTAAATATCTGAATTTGAAGGAAAGATTTTTAATTAGTGTTACAATTAATGAGCTGCTGGATtcctgaatttaaaataaatgaaattacaagTATGCCTATACCAACAAACAGTcattatttacataaatattagtttgaattgtattttttgtctttatgaataaaacttaataaaatgaatgaacgAATCAGTCAtatctaatttaatttatttttatttactaaaCCCGTTCTGTGTTTTTACTCGTTATTCATTCAGTGTTCAAAGATGTGAAAGTGCTGAAGATAAAGACCCGGAAGTGAGAGGGCGTTGTCGGTGATGAACCAACGCCTGGTCACCTGACCGGATGACGTCACGTAAGTGTCCACAGATATTTTGACACAGGCTCAGAAATCGGCGGCCGAGAGAGCGACGCCGGACAGAACCGCTCCCGGACCCGGACCTGGACCCGGACCACCGCAGTTTTTTCCCGCTATGACTTCCTgtctacagctgctgctgctgctgagctgcgT
This sequence is a window from Echeneis naucrates chromosome 12, fEcheNa1.1, whole genome shotgun sequence. Protein-coding genes within it:
- the LOC115052230 gene encoding proteinase-activated receptor 3, whose amino-acid sequence is MRKLPLFFLLLVLWISGTLQKKDRHPQRRNVTNGAVPRVFIGEPVLQTEPAFVPNATRAPGSSPSLPALRLLSNSTAEYLRGALSTRVIPVIYTLVVTFGVPANVLILCALASKIRKVSSAILYCSLAVSDLFLLLSLVFRVHYHLHGNHWALGEAACRATTACFYGNLYCSATTLACIAVKRYLAVVHPFSYRSPPRRTCTAAVTLAVWSVFAAAVVPQLLVRQSYALAEPRRVTCHDVLPLRADSHRFLLHYHVALAVLGLVLPLVVSVFCYVRIMCELNRSHLDWATYIRASSLVFAIFLLCFTPAGVLHLLHHLLHHLQLFADGTESLYVHFNVVVCLCCLHACLDPFLFLLMSKSAGSRKYFQASKGVSITLSA
- the LOC115052022 gene encoding proteinase-activated receptor 1-like; the encoded protein is MPAGFRLTSLVVLLCASVSAAVRNGSNYGRTFIAFDRSVTDEPLDLGHLYTDDEGVTLNSSTRGRGPNITRLHRLEISEEALLFLTGTVSTVLIPSFYTLVCLVSVPINICAVVAFALRIRPKKPAAIYMLNLACADLLFAMLLPFKISYHFGGNDWVFGPVMCRLVTAAFYWNMYCSVLIIACISVDRLLAVVYPIDSLSWRRPRNSVIACVTMWTLSLAATVPLVLADQTVHLSQLNITTCHDVQSASKMWHYKLYFVTLCCALFFLPLLITLVSYIQVIWTLSRVPRGVIGRSRRRSRAVVMALTVLIIFVLCFTPTNCLLLTHYLQFNKGVTNSQETPDGSYGAYLVFMCLGSLNCLLDPMVYYFGSSQCQRELSSTLRCQKISGSSSFSHTSSDSCRSSSRTILKSSHTQSSKFHSAVSQTDSLQTNVNSQYTKLLV